GTCATCCTTTACCACGATGCCCAAAAATACCAAATGAGAAAGAATCGCACCTAACATTAAATTAAATGCTAAAAATGCTCCTACCCAAACAAATTTTGGAATCATAATCAATATGATACAAATTGTTTCAAGAACTGCCAAACCAATGCGACCCCAAGGTTCCATGGCAAGAATTGTAAATATATATTTTGATTCTTCCGAACCTGTGAATTTATAGTACAAAGTTTGGCCGATAACCACTACAATCAGCACTTTTGCTAAATGAAATAAAATTGGTTTTTGTAAAATACCTTTCATTTTGTTTCCTCTTGTAACAATATCGATTTGATTTCCGAATATCTTGTCCAAGGTATAAAATGACTACCTCCGATTAATGGATAAATCTTGTGGTTTCCTTGAAAAAAAATATTTTCTAAATAATAAACATTTTCCACTGGAACAATTCCGTCCTCATCACCATGAATCGAAACAACAGGAAATCCATTTCCTTTTAATTCATTTCCTAATTGTTCCAAGTCTTTTTTTAAGGAAAACATCTCTAAATTACTCCTCACAAAAGATTGTGGTAAAATTATTTCAATGAACGGAATTTTGGCCAAATGGTTATAAAATCTTAATTCTTCGTACTTTGGATCAATCGGAGCTGAAACCATTATAAGTTTCCCGTTTTTATATCCTCTTTTTTGTAATTCTAAGATCGATACCAAAGCAACCGGTCCTCCATAGGAATGGCCTAAGAGTTCAATAGAAACAAATGATTTTTTTTCCTGAAGCAAAAAAGCGATTACCATTTCAACGATTGCACTGGCTTGTATCGTGAGACTCGGAACAAATTCCTTTTGCAAAGAATTTCCATACCCCAAACGATCAGGAACAATGATACAATATCTTTTTTGATAATCTTCATCTTCTAAATACAAACTAAAATCTGAACTGTTTCCAGGTGATCCATGAATGAGAACTAGAAGATTTGATTTTAAATGACAATCATTGGTTAATACAAAAAGATTTCCGTTATTTATAGGGATTATTTGTTTTTTTATCACTTCCTTTCCTTCTTTTGGGATGGAACATTGTGAAACAAAAACAAAAATCAAAAGGATCCCTATTCCAAATCGAATCCTAAGGTATTTTGATAAGAGATATTGATATGAATCAAGATTCAATTTCATTGTCAAAAAACAATGCACCAGTTTTGTACATCCTTAGAAACAATTCGTTTGGTTCTTTTGGACTAATGGGACTTACAAATTCTGGTAAAAAACCTTTTACAAAAAACATTTCAATGTCAGCTTTATTTTTAATCGAAATTAGACCTCTGGACTCACAATCAAAGTATTTATTTATCTCTTCATACACGGCTCTTGAAATATTCACTTCGCCCACAACCCCACTACTCTCAAGCCGACTCGCCGTATTCACTGTATCTCCCCATACATCATAAGCGAATTTGTCACTGCCAACTACACCTGCAACAAGAGGACCTAAATGGATACCCAAACGTATCTCCCAAAATACATTCCCTTGTAATGAATGGATTTCTTTTTGTTCAGCCATATAAGCTTGAAATTTTAATCCACATAACACAGCATCAACGGCATTTGAAATATTTTCATTAGGAATCCCACCGACAGCCATATAGGCATCCCCAATGGTTTTAATTTTTTCCATTTTGAATTCTTTACAGATACGATCGAACGTACGAAAAATTTGGTCCAACTCATGAACAAGAACTTCAGCATTCATTGTTTCTGCAATTTTAGTAAAACCAACCATATCACAAAATAAAACCGATGCCGATTCATAACGTTTTGGAATGACTCTAGCTTCTTTTTTTAATTCGTCGGCGATTGGTTCAGGTAAGATGTTTAAAAGTAAGGATTCCGATTTTTTTCTTTCAATATTTAAGTTACGACTTAATATAAATATCAAAATGCCTGTTAAAATTTGAACAAATAAATAATTTCCACCGGCATCCAAGTATCGATCCATTTCAGTTGCATAACCTGTTACCCAATCTTTATGAAAGTATTCAAATGCATAAAGTGAAGCAGAAACGAAGATATATAAGGAATAAACAATCCATACATTATGATCTCTAATCAGAATGAGTGCGATCACAAGTGACGGAATTAAATAATAATGATTTCCACCGATGGAACCACCATTAAAGAACCACATAGAAGCCAAATAAAATAATATCGTTAAGTTAAAAGGCCAATACAAAATAAAATAGATACTTTTCACTCTACTTAGGTAGTACATGGCAAGCATGAGTAAGGCAGAACCCACATTCAAACAAACAAGAATCAAATAGTTTTCTAAGTACAAAACACCAAAAACTCCAACTAAATTCAAGACACCATTAATGAGAGAAACTGTGTTAAAAAGCCGATGTTCTAATGAATGTTTTTTGGGATCACCGAGAAAAAAATAAAGCCATTTCATTGTAATTGATAAGTATCCTCTAGGAAAGACCCCAGATTCAACCCTTTTTCTATACTAAAATGGAAGATTAAAAAACTAAAACCATTAAAATTTGGCTTCAAATAGAATGATCTTTCTAATTTACCTTACTTTAGAATGATTCAGAAATAAAAAATAGATCAGAACATATTATTTCATTTGAGATATTTTCTTTTACTAAACTGAATTTCTGAATCGTAAACATTTTTTTAATCTATTTTTACAAAACAGATAAAAGAATCATTTCCCATCTAACAAAACCTTTGTTTTAGTTGCAATTTACAATCGTAAAAGAAGTGTAGTGAATTTAGAAAATTGTTTCTGCAAACACTATCTTACCTTATTGATTATAGGATTCATCATTGAAAATCTGTTTTAACCTCTTTTTTGGTCTCATCTTTATTCTTTTACTCAACGATTCCCTATTTTCTGAAACTGTGATTTTAAAATCAGGCAAATCGATCAACGGCAAAGTGATAGATCAAAATAAGGACCTGTTAAAAATAAAAGATAAGGATGGAAATCTACTCCAATTCCCTAAAACTGATATTCTGAAAGTATCGTATCAAGATTTGAATGTAAAAGAAGTTAAAAAAATTATCGAAGTTGAAACCAAAAAGAATTTTAGCACTTCAAATAATGAATCTCAGAGCAGTGAGATTACAAATCCCAATACAATGAAAAAAATTCGAAAAGAGGTTGTATTCCGCTCTGCGATTTTGCCTGGTTTAGGGCAGTTCCATTGGAATGAACCTGTTTGGGGATCTGTGTATCTCATTGCATTTTTAGGTGCAGCCATCAATTACAATCAGGCATGGAATTTACACAAGGAAGCTAAGTCTGAATACCAAAATGATTTTCGTTCCTTAGTGTTATTAGGTTCTGGGAATTCGGGATTTGTTCTCAACCTGATCGATAAAAACAACCTGGCTTCGGAATATCGAAAAACAGGCAATGCAGTCAACTCGGCATCCAATATCGTCATTGGAGTTTTCCTCATCAGTCTTATTGATTCGATGTTGTACCGGGCCGATAAAAAAGAAAATCCACTTACAAATTTTGAAAAACGACCTGGTTTTTATTTGAACACTGACATAAACCAAACTCACCAACAAAATCTTTACACTAAGGACAAACGATTCACACAAGAAAGTATAGAATACAAAATTGGTTACACATGGGTATTTTAAAAATGAATCAGACCAAACGATCCAAAAATGTTTTTCTAATATTCATTTTTTTTATCTTAGCCTTTCATTTCCATTGTAGGGTAAATCCAAATCCCAAAGGAAGCCTTTTTGATCCTCAAAGTGCACAAGGAGCATTATCTTCCTTCTTCTTCAATGATATCTTAAACAATGTATCGAGTCGAGGTTGGACTGTTTTTTCTCCCTCGTTTGGGACTACGGATCCAAGTGATTCCGTCTTGTTTGACCAAGAAGGTACTACAACGTATGCAATCTACGTTAGAAATACAAACTTAACCACTAGACTCTATTCAAGTACAAATGGAATGAATTACTCTCAGTTAGGTTTACAAATCAATAATACAAATACAAATATTTTTGGAGCATTCACTGGTCGATCTCAACTGTCAAATTATCATTCATTAAATTTAGGTGGGGCATGGACCGCAAATGCATTGATTACTGGTTTTTGTATGGTGAGATATAATACTGCAAGCGCATATATCTTGGGTGATGGTATTGTAGACAGAACTATTGATTCAGGAAATTCAATTAACACTATCTCGACTTCTCCTGCCTATTCATCAAGAAATTCTGGTGTTTGTAGTTTTGGAAATGGAAAAATCTATTTAGTGGGAGGGAAAAATGCATCTTCTAATTTGTTTGACCTTTGGGAGTCAACAGATGGAATCAATTGGTCTTTGCTAACTCAAAGTATCATACCAACACAAAGTGTAGGTTTCAACCGTCCTTGTTACAACATTCAAAACTCAAATGAAACAAATGTCCTCGGTATGGTTTATTCTGATATTACCTCCTATAAATTTCATGTTGTTTTAAGCAATTTAGCTCTCTTACAAAGTAATGATGGAAAAAATTGGTCTTGTACCAATCCAAATATTACTTACAAATCTGAATTCAATACAATTGCAAATAGGGTTGTTTTAGTTGGGAAACGACTTTTTGTAT
The sequence above is a segment of the Leptospira sp. WS39.C2 genome. Coding sequences within it:
- a CDS encoding DoxX family protein codes for the protein MKGILQKPILFHLAKVLIVVVIGQTLYYKFTGSEESKYIFTILAMEPWGRIGLAVLETICIILIMIPKFVWVGAFLAFNLMLGAILSHLVFLGIVVKDDGGLLFFMALFVFLLSNYVLYYERKKIPYFSEMFPID
- a CDS encoding alpha/beta fold hydrolase gives rise to the protein MKLNLDSYQYLLSKYLRIRFGIGILLIFVFVSQCSIPKEGKEVIKKQIIPINNGNLFVLTNDCHLKSNLLVLIHGSPGNSSDFSLYLEDEDYQKRYCIIVPDRLGYGNSLQKEFVPSLTIQASAIVEMVIAFLLQEKKSFVSIELLGHSYGGPVALVSILELQKRGYKNGKLIMVSAPIDPKYEELRFYNHLAKIPFIEIILPQSFVRSNLEMFSLKKDLEQLGNELKGNGFPVVSIHGDEDGIVPVENVYYLENIFFQGNHKIYPLIGGSHFIPWTRYSEIKSILLQEETK
- a CDS encoding adenylate/guanylate cyclase domain-containing protein, yielding MKWLYFFLGDPKKHSLEHRLFNTVSLINGVLNLVGVFGVLYLENYLILVCLNVGSALLMLAMYYLSRVKSIYFILYWPFNLTILFYLASMWFFNGGSIGGNHYYLIPSLVIALILIRDHNVWIVYSLYIFVSASLYAFEYFHKDWVTGYATEMDRYLDAGGNYLFVQILTGILIFILSRNLNIERKKSESLLLNILPEPIADELKKEARVIPKRYESASVLFCDMVGFTKIAETMNAEVLVHELDQIFRTFDRICKEFKMEKIKTIGDAYMAVGGIPNENISNAVDAVLCGLKFQAYMAEQKEIHSLQGNVFWEIRLGIHLGPLVAGVVGSDKFAYDVWGDTVNTASRLESSGVVGEVNISRAVYEEINKYFDCESRGLISIKNKADIEMFFVKGFLPEFVSPISPKEPNELFLRMYKTGALFFDNEIES